The nucleotide sequence CGAGCCCGGCGAGCGCGCCGCTCGCCGCGAGCTTTTCGATGTGCTCAAGGTCGACCAGTCGGCCCCGCGCACTTGCGCGGGCGTGGGCGAGGACGGGTACTCCACCAGCTTCTCGCACCATGGCGACCGCAGAGCCGAGATCGGTGTTCCGCATCGGCACGTAGTAAGGACCGCGGGGGGAAAGCAAGTGCTGAAAGGACTCCTGCACCGATGAGACGACGCCCGCTTCGGTGAGTGCCCTGGCCAGGTGTGGCCGCCCAATCGCTGGTCCCGCTTCCGAGAGAATCCGTTCGGCGTCGATGGGGAGTCCGTCCGCCTGCATCCGTTCCGCCATCGTTGCGATACGTGCACGCCGCGCTTCGCGGAGCCGCTTCCGCTCGGCAGCAAGCGAAGGATGGTCCGGGTCGAATAGATATGCCAGCAAATGGACAGATACGGGATATCCGTCTTCTCCCCTGCCGACGCACGACATCTCCATGCCCCTGATCAGTACCATTCCAACTGGCAAGGCTGCGACAGCCTCTTCCCAGCCAGACGTCGTGTCGTGGTCAGTCAGTGCGAGCACGTCGATTCCGGCAGCAGCAGCATTCTCGATTAGCTGCGACGGGGAGTCTGTGCCATCCGACGCTGTCGTATGGGTGTGCAGATCGATGCGCGTCATCTCCGCATCATCCCATTCCGCACCGTCACGTCATCCGAACTGCAGATCGAGCGGGGTCAGTCGTGTCGATCGATGCCTCTGCCCAGGCTTCCCGCAGCGCCGACACGCCGCGCAGGCGCAGCCACGCCGCCTCCGTCGGAGTAATCGGAACCGCATCGAAGAACTCGATAGGTGACATGGGCTCCGACAGCGTGAGCGGTTGCACCTCACTGCGTCCCAGGACCACTGCGGTGAACGCGGAACCGGGCCACAACGGCTCACCCAGGTCGATGAGCGAATCTTCCGCGAGGATCAGTCCTTCCACGCCGGGCGAAGCGGCAATCACGGCGAGCGGGCGAAGGACCTGGTCGGCCCCGCCGCGCAGCCGCATGACAACCTCCGCGCGAGGGCCACGCACCGGGTCCGCCATAAGGTCCGCAGGATCGCCCATAGGTTGCTGGCTGCAGCCACACGTCGCGTAGTAAACGAGACCGCTTGGCGCGGGACCGAAGCGCAACACTTCGATTGGTTCTACGCCCAGGAACGTCACCGACGCGCCCGCGGGTTCGCCGATCGCGAGTTCAGTTGTGATGTGAGCCCGCACTCGGGCTGGCAGATCACGCGCGGACATGGCTCAGTGGCCCTCCGCGAGCCGCGCGAGCAAGTCACGCCCGCGCTCCGCATTCGCCGGATTGCACAACACGTCGTAGCGGCCGGCTACGAGTTGCATCGTCGACTGAAAATCGCGCTGCCCCCGCGAGGCGGCATATTGGACTGCCTGCATGACGACCCAAAAGAGAACGCCGAAGAATATTCCGGTGACGAGCGGCTCAAGCAACTGCCCGGTGAATATTCCGATGAGCAAACCAATAAAAACACCGATCCAGGCGCCGGTGACCACGGCACCACCGATCACGCGGGGCCAGTTCAGCCGACCGGTGACCCGCTCGACCTGCATGAGGTCGACTCCGACAATGGTGACGTCCTGCACTGGGAACTGCTGGTCAGACAGATAGTCAACCGCACGTTGGGCCTCAGCGTAGGTCGGGTACGCCCCGATTGGCCATCCAGTTGGCGGGGTGGGCAACCCAAACTTCTTCGCCCCGCTCAGCGGACTCGTCATCGTCACTCTCCTCGAGGGTGATGAGGTTTTCGGCCTGCCTGCACAGCACGGCCTGCCGTCCCGAATAGTTGCTTCTTCCCTATAACGCACAGCGCACGCGGTAAGTGCCGGACAGTGCTCAACTGTGACTCTAATCCCACGCGTGACATCCGGATCTTCGGCGCAAAACCGTCAGATCAAGACCAATGGTACGGGGTAGTTCCTGAGAGTTGATCGCTCCGCGGATCAACTTGGTCAATCGGTGCGCACAACTCGGCAACGTGTATGTAAAGTTAGTCACGTTTTGACAACGAAGGTGAGGAATTCGCCAGTGCCGACGAAGAAGCGCCGCGACACGTCACGCAACCGCCGCAGCAGCGTTCTCGCGATGGCCGGACTGCTCCCAGCCGGGCTGTTCGGGGTTGCAGCAGCATCCGACCTAGAATCGTCCGATTCGGCCGCCCAGGCTGTACATGAGGTCGAGATCAGCCACGCGGCAGCAGCTGCCTACAACGACTCGACTGTTGGCATGGTGACGCCCGTGCTGCGAAACCCGACAGTGTTGCGCAGCCAACAGACGGTCGCAGCGGACGCGATTGCCCAGCAGGCAGGGGAGGAACTTCTTGAGGGCCTCAATCTCGCCGTGGGTGAGGCGCTGAACAATGTGACCGTCAATCTCGGGGCGTTCGCGATTCCCGCCGTGATGCTCGAGGCCTACAAGAAGGCTGCGGCTCAGATGGAGGCGCTGCGCCCATCGTGCGGCATCTCCTGGACCCTCCTTGCAGGTATCGGCCACGTTGAGTCGGGGCACGCATCTGGGGGCGCGGTTGACGTAAACGGGCGGACACTGCGTCCGATCCTGGGTCCGCGGCTGGATGGGACCACACCGAACACTGCCGTGATCCGTGATACCGACGGCGGCGAACTGGACGGCGACAGCCAGTTCGACCGCGCTGTGGGACCGATGCAGTTCATACCGAGCACGTGGCGGATGTACGCCACCGACGGCAACGGTGACGGCCAGGCAGATCCTCACAATGTCTACGACGCGACAGTCGCGGCAGCGAAGTACCTGTGCGACGCCGGCGGGGATCTCACCGTGGCCGGCAACCAGGAGCGAGCCATCCTGCGTTACAACGCATCGCGCAGCTACCTGAATAACGTGCGGAACTGGGCAACCGCCTACGCGACGGGTGTACTTCCCACCCCGACCGACCTGCCGCCAGCCGGGGCGCTCCCCTGGGAGTTGCCAGATCCTTCAGCGGAGGCAGCTGCAGACCCGATGTCCTCGCTGATCGACGAGTTGCGACGCGGTGAGGATGGCGAGCTCGACGACAGGGACGAGGACGAGGCCCGCGATGAGGACCGCCCACGAAACCCACTCGACGAGCTGGCCGAGATGCTTCCGCCGCCGCCTCAGGTCCCATGCGTGATCTTCTGCGCGCCGCAGCCCGGGCCGGATCAGGGCGACGAGGGTGCACCGCCTCCACCGCCACCCTCGCTGCCTGAGATTCCCGGTCTCCCGGACCTCCGGCTCCCGTTCCCGTGATAGGAATCCGCCCCCAGCTGACACGCAAGTCGTCGCATGCTGGGGGCGGCGCCTATGATCGATGGTGATGTCCCAACTTACTGAATCGGCCATCCGGTCAGCGCTTGCCCGGGTGCAAGACCCCGAGATCCGCAAGCCCATAACTGAACTTGGCATGGTGAAAAGCATCGACATCACCGATGAGGGTGATGTCGCGATTGGCATATACCTCACGGTGTCCGGGTGCCCGATGCGTTCTGAAATCGAGAACCGCGTGTCATCGGCTGCAGCGGATGTTCCGGGAGTGCGCGATGTGAGCGTCACGCTCGACGTCATGGACGACGAGCAGCGCAGCGAGCTGCGAAAGAAGCTCCGCGGTGACTCCGCGGAGCCGGTCATTCCTTTCGCTCAGCCGAACTCACTTACGCGCGTGTACGCGGTCGCCTCCGGAAAGGGTGGCGTCGGAAAGTCCAGCGTCACCGTCAACCTCGCCGCAGCGCTGGCGGCACGGGGACTGTCAGTGGGCGTGCTAGACGCCGATATTTACGGACATTCGATCCCGCGCATGCTTGGGACTGACGCGAAACCAACACAAGTTGAGCGGATGATCCTGCCGCCCATCTCGCATGAGGTGAAGCTCATCTCGATCGCTCAGTTCACCACTGGCAACGTTCCAGTGGTGTGGCGGGGGCCAATGCTGCATCGTGCATTGCAGCAGTTTCTTGCCGACGTATTCTGGGGTGATCTGGACGTCCTCTTGCTCGACTTGCCGCCCGGCACCGGGGACATTGCGATTTCTGTCGCACAACTGATCCCTGGCGCTGAAATCCTCGTTGTCACTACCCCGCAGCAGGCAGCTGCAGAAGTGGCGGAACGCGCGGGCGCCATCGCTTTGCAGACGCGGCAACGCGTCGCTGGTGTCATCGAGAACATGTCGTGGCTCGAACTAGCTGACGGCACGCGTATGGATGTGTTCGGTTCCGGCGGCGGCCAAGTAGTGGCGGACCGGCTGACGCAATCCATCGGTGCGAACGTGCCGCTACTCGGCCAGGTGCCCCTCGATCCCGCGATCCGGGAAGGCGGCGACGCCGGAATGCCGATCGTGCTGAGCCATCCCGACTCTGCGGCCGGTGAGGCTCTACTCGCCATCGCCGAGAAACTCGCCGTACGCGAGCGCGGGCTCGCAGGGATGTCACTGGGCATCGACACCACGCGACATCTGCGCTGACCAAACACCGCGGGGCAGCCAGGAAGGGAGGGTCACGGTGCAGGCCGAAAGAATCCCCTATGACGATCCTTCGGAGGCTGCGCCTGCTGCGGATGCGGAGGGCCGCGCTTTCACCGTGCACCATGGTCCACCGAGTGCGCGCTCGCGGCTGATCTGGTGGTGTACGTGGTTGTTTGTGAGGCCCCTCTTCCTGCTGTGGCCGCTAGGGGTGCTCGGCTTCTCGCTGATCGTCGCGCTGTCGGGACGCGTTGACCGTCGTTTGACCGCGCGCGGTAAATCATCACGGTGCACATACACGCCAGCTGAACTGGGCGGCTGCCCTGCGGAATGGGTGTCACCCCGGAACTCGCGACTCACAGCGAACCGTCCGGTCATCCTGTACCTGCACGGCGGCGGGTTCTATTTCGGCGGCCTGGGGACGCACCGCCCGATCTGCACCGCGCTGGCTCTGGCGGTTGATGCCGATGTGGTGTCAGTCGCGTACCGGCAACTGCCGGACGGCGGTGTGGGCACATCGGTCGCCGACGCCATCAAAGCGTACGAGGAGCTCAACCAGACGGCGCGGCCGACGCGCAAGATCTTTGTGGCGGGCGACTCCGCGGGCGGCTACCTCACGATGAAGGTAGGGGAACTCGCCGCTCGGCGGAACCTGCACGTTCCGGACGGGCTCATCGGGTTTTCTCCGCTGCTGTCGATGTTCCCCGAGCGCTACCACGTGGCCCGGCCAGCGAAGGACGCGTACCTTCCAGCCAGGCGGGTCGTACGCGTCCGGCGGCATTGGCTGTCCGGAGATGTGCCCGTCGAGGGCGTCCTGTCCCCGCTGCACGCTTCAGACCTCATCACCTCGCCGGTGTTCCTCACCGCCGCGCACAATGAACTCCTTGCCACGGACATCTACGAGTTCGGCCGTGAACTGCACCGCCGCGGGGTGCGCGTCGAGGTTCATGCATGGATTCAGCAGCTCCATGCTTTTCCAGCCATGGTGTACTTGGTGCCCGAGGCTCAGCACGCGGTCGACGAAACCGCAGCCTTTGTCAGGTCAATTGTTCACCAGGAACGATAGGACAGACAGCACTACCACGAGTGACACGAGCACAGCCCACACCATAAGCAACCGGTTGTTCTGCATATCACGTCGCATCCGTGTCGATGGGTGGTTTTTCATTCATGCTGAGAGGTGATTTCTCTGGATTCATCTCAGGCTTGCTGCCGCCCGGTTTCCCGCCCGACGAACCAGAGGGTGCCTGACTTGGGGAGTCGAAGTTTCCGGTGAAAATCGAGTCATCACCGTCGAGCAAATGCTTCGTTACTGCTGCCCGCGGCGACATGTTGCGAAGGTTCCGCAACTCGTTGAGAGGCTCACGGAAATCGTCGAAATCGGTACCCATCTCGTCACGGATCTGTTTGCTTGCACCGGCGACATAGTCGCGTGCCTGACGCAACGCGCGAGCGGTCCAAGTCATGGCGCCAGGGAGCCGCTCAGGTCCCAGGATGACAAGGGCGGCGACCATGAGAATGAAGATCTCGCCCCAACCGATGTTGCTGAACACGTTGCTAGCTTACTTGCTTCGCAAGAAGAACGAACGCCAAGCGGGAGCTTGCCCACTCCTCACGGCAAAGCCTCGGGTGTGATCTCCACATCGATCAGCCTGCCGGTTCTGATCAGCTGCACTGTGACAGTTTCACCAATCGCGAGACTGTTCACTGCAACTGAAAGCTCGTCGGCGCTGAATACTTCGCGGTCCCCGACCCGGACAATGACATCGCCTTCCCGGATACCGGCGCGTTCGGCGGGGCTGTTGCTGTTGACATTGGCGATCTCGGCTCCCGTCGCTGCCTCATTTGCCACAGTTCGAGCGGTAACGCCAATGCTCGGGTGTTCTGCCCGACCGTCGCGGATGAGCTGCTCACTCACGGCGACCACGATGTCAGACGGAATCGCGAAGCCCAAACCAATCGAACCGCCAGTCGCGGATCGGATGGCAGTGTTGATTCCGATCACTCGCCCATCCAGGTCGACGAGCGGCCCGCCAGAGTTGCCGGGGTTGATCGAGGCGTCCGTCTGAATGGCGTCGATAACCCCGTCCGTGTCGGTCCCCTCCCCAATAAGCGGAACTGGGCGGTTGAGTGCGCTGACAATTCCCCTGGTCACTGTGCGATCAAGCCCGAGCGGTGCACCTATCGCGAGAACCTCTTCCCCCACCTGCACGGACTCGGACGTGCCAAAGTCAGCGAC is from Hoyosella subflava DQS3-9A1 and encodes:
- a CDS encoding PHP domain-containing protein; protein product: MTRIDLHTHTTASDGTDSPSQLIENAAAAGIDVLALTDHDTTSGWEEAVAALPVGMVLIRGMEMSCVGRGEDGYPVSVHLLAYLFDPDHPSLAAERKRLREARRARIATMAERMQADGLPIDAERILSEAGPAIGRPHLARALTEAGVVSSVQESFQHLLSPRGPYYVPMRNTDLGSAVAMVREAGGVPVLAHARASARGRLVDLEHIEKLAASGALAGLEIDHPDHSAPDRELLLNIAHRYSLITTGSSDYHGANKHVRLGAFMTAPAQLDAIVSAGTGVEVVVGE
- a CDS encoding suppressor of fused domain protein gives rise to the protein MSARDLPARVRAHITTELAIGEPAGASVTFLGVEPIEVLRFGPAPSGLVYYATCGCSQQPMGDPADLMADPVRGPRAEVVMRLRGGADQVLRPLAVIAASPGVEGLILAEDSLIDLGEPLWPGSAFTAVVLGRSEVQPLTLSEPMSPIEFFDAVPITPTEAAWLRLRGVSALREAWAEASIDTTDPARSAVRMT
- a CDS encoding general stress protein gives rise to the protein MTSPLSGAKKFGLPTPPTGWPIGAYPTYAEAQRAVDYLSDQQFPVQDVTIVGVDLMQVERVTGRLNWPRVIGGAVVTGAWIGVFIGLLIGIFTGQLLEPLVTGIFFGVLFWVVMQAVQYAASRGQRDFQSTMQLVAGRYDVLCNPANAERGRDLLARLAEGH
- a CDS encoding lytic transglycosylase domain-containing protein, giving the protein MPTKKRRDTSRNRRSSVLAMAGLLPAGLFGVAAASDLESSDSAAQAVHEVEISHAAAAAYNDSTVGMVTPVLRNPTVLRSQQTVAADAIAQQAGEELLEGLNLAVGEALNNVTVNLGAFAIPAVMLEAYKKAAAQMEALRPSCGISWTLLAGIGHVESGHASGGAVDVNGRTLRPILGPRLDGTTPNTAVIRDTDGGELDGDSQFDRAVGPMQFIPSTWRMYATDGNGDGQADPHNVYDATVAAAKYLCDAGGDLTVAGNQERAILRYNASRSYLNNVRNWATAYATGVLPTPTDLPPAGALPWELPDPSAEAAADPMSSLIDELRRGEDGELDDRDEDEARDEDRPRNPLDELAEMLPPPPQVPCVIFCAPQPGPDQGDEGAPPPPPPSLPEIPGLPDLRLPFP
- a CDS encoding Mrp/NBP35 family ATP-binding protein — its product is MSQLTESAIRSALARVQDPEIRKPITELGMVKSIDITDEGDVAIGIYLTVSGCPMRSEIENRVSSAAADVPGVRDVSVTLDVMDDEQRSELRKKLRGDSAEPVIPFAQPNSLTRVYAVASGKGGVGKSSVTVNLAAALAARGLSVGVLDADIYGHSIPRMLGTDAKPTQVERMILPPISHEVKLISIAQFTTGNVPVVWRGPMLHRALQQFLADVFWGDLDVLLLDLPPGTGDIAISVAQLIPGAEILVVTTPQQAAAEVAERAGAIALQTRQRVAGVIENMSWLELADGTRMDVFGSGGGQVVADRLTQSIGANVPLLGQVPLDPAIREGGDAGMPIVLSHPDSAAGEALLAIAEKLAVRERGLAGMSLGIDTTRHLR
- a CDS encoding alpha/beta hydrolase, with protein sequence MQAERIPYDDPSEAAPAADAEGRAFTVHHGPPSARSRLIWWCTWLFVRPLFLLWPLGVLGFSLIVALSGRVDRRLTARGKSSRCTYTPAELGGCPAEWVSPRNSRLTANRPVILYLHGGGFYFGGLGTHRPICTALALAVDADVVSVAYRQLPDGGVGTSVADAIKAYEELNQTARPTRKIFVAGDSAGGYLTMKVGELAARRNLHVPDGLIGFSPLLSMFPERYHVARPAKDAYLPARRVVRVRRHWLSGDVPVEGVLSPLHASDLITSPVFLTAAHNELLATDIYEFGRELHRRGVRVEVHAWIQQLHAFPAMVYLVPEAQHAVDETAAFVRSIVHQER
- the tatB gene encoding Sec-independent protein translocase protein TatB, with product MFSNIGWGEIFILMVAALVILGPERLPGAMTWTARALRQARDYVAGASKQIRDEMGTDFDDFREPLNELRNLRNMSPRAAVTKHLLDGDDSIFTGNFDSPSQAPSGSSGGKPGGSKPEMNPEKSPLSMNEKPPIDTDAT